Proteins encoded together in one Pantoea sp. At-9b window:
- a CDS encoding GntR family transcriptional regulator — MTSVKQASAEKLGELAYQTLRRMILEKTLRSGGAVVEGRLVEELNISRTPLREALLRLEGEGLLVRSSARSYSVRFISAQEYFQIMKVRELLETEAIALSINKIEPDVINQLAEQVQALSPGQPEQAYWDVDDIVHTLFAQHSGNAVLARMIEQARTQSRMFELITPFNRIEEDRAEHLAILTAWKSGDAVAASQAVRTHIRNLSAFVLKRITEGN; from the coding sequence GTGACCTCAGTAAAACAAGCCTCTGCAGAAAAGTTAGGTGAACTGGCCTACCAGACGCTGCGCCGGATGATCCTGGAAAAGACCCTGCGCAGCGGCGGGGCGGTGGTTGAAGGGCGACTGGTTGAAGAACTCAATATTTCCCGTACCCCGCTGCGTGAAGCGTTGTTGCGACTCGAAGGTGAGGGATTGCTGGTCAGGTCGAGCGCTCGTTCTTATTCCGTGCGCTTTATCAGCGCGCAGGAATATTTTCAGATCATGAAAGTGCGAGAGTTGTTGGAAACCGAAGCCATCGCGCTGTCGATCAACAAGATTGAACCTGATGTGATCAATCAGCTCGCCGAGCAGGTTCAGGCGCTTTCGCCAGGCCAGCCAGAACAAGCCTACTGGGATGTCGATGATATCGTGCATACGTTGTTCGCCCAGCACTCCGGGAATGCGGTGCTGGCGCGGATGATTGAGCAGGCACGTACTCAGAGTCGCATGTTCGAATTGATCACACCTTTCAACCGTATCGAAGAAGATCGTGCCGAACATCTGGCGATTCTCACTGCGTGGAAAAGCGGGGATGCCGTCGCAGCCAGCCAGGCAGTCAGAACGCATATCAGAAATCTGTCAGCCTTTGTGCTGAAACGGATCACTGAAGGCAATTAA
- a CDS encoding Fic family protein, which yields MHIGLVVLAERYGIELAQPLRVESCIGTVRASHERNGYIENRYPPSYQPADDFAGHFEFGLKYEEIHLEFFARLFAVVGPEPVAAWCRQEPFGQYARRTGFLYEWLTGQQLDVPDVSNGRYVDAISSKDYLTRTTLQRVKRWRINNNLPGTAVFCPLVRRTAAIQEALQFDLHRALQDLDNLFGADILLRTASWLTFKESRASFLIEKEAGQADRIQRFAHVIAQYCGRIDAPLSDASLHTLQKGILGHDAIGLGLRRSPVFVGQATMREDIVHYVAPRFDDVPQFMAGLHAFEAATRGAEPLARAAVLSFGFVYIHPMRDGNGRIHRFLINDTLLRDKAIPQGVILPVSATITSSLDFRAGYDRTLDVFSQRFMQRYATSYRFGELVTYHDGTPSNFYFDDYEDACFAWRYPDLTEHVLYISRVVQYTVRKEMADEARVLVIFQQAQERLKEIMEMPDQDANRIIRSIKENGWQVSGKLQKQYPVLADTERAERVIKAIRSAFEEGNSVRDGD from the coding sequence ATGCATATAGGTTTAGTCGTTCTCGCCGAAAGGTATGGCATCGAATTGGCACAGCCTCTGCGTGTTGAGTCATGCATTGGTACCGTGCGTGCCAGCCATGAGCGTAATGGATACATAGAAAACCGATACCCGCCAAGTTACCAACCTGCCGATGACTTCGCCGGTCATTTCGAGTTCGGTTTGAAGTATGAAGAGATTCATCTGGAGTTTTTTGCCCGACTGTTCGCGGTCGTTGGTCCTGAGCCAGTTGCAGCCTGGTGCCGACAGGAGCCTTTTGGTCAGTATGCCAGACGTACTGGATTCCTGTATGAATGGCTTACCGGACAACAGCTGGATGTGCCCGATGTCAGCAATGGCCGCTATGTCGATGCGATTTCGTCAAAGGATTATCTCACCCGGACCACACTGCAGCGGGTGAAGCGTTGGAGGATCAATAATAATCTGCCGGGGACCGCCGTATTCTGTCCCCTGGTGCGGCGCACAGCCGCCATCCAGGAGGCATTGCAGTTTGATTTGCACCGCGCACTGCAAGATCTGGATAACTTATTTGGTGCCGACATTCTGCTGCGTACCGCCAGCTGGTTAACATTCAAAGAGTCACGGGCCAGCTTTCTGATTGAAAAGGAAGCCGGTCAGGCGGACCGTATCCAGCGTTTTGCCCATGTTATCGCGCAGTACTGTGGCCGTATTGACGCTCCCCTGAGTGATGCCAGTTTACATACCCTGCAAAAAGGGATCCTCGGTCATGATGCTATTGGGCTTGGCCTGCGTCGCTCCCCGGTTTTTGTTGGTCAGGCAACAATGCGTGAAGACATTGTGCATTATGTTGCCCCGCGATTTGACGATGTGCCACAGTTCATGGCCGGACTTCATGCATTTGAAGCAGCAACGCGTGGTGCCGAGCCGCTGGCCCGCGCGGCAGTGCTGTCATTCGGCTTTGTTTATATCCATCCCATGCGCGATGGTAATGGTCGCATTCATCGGTTTCTCATTAATGACACGTTGCTACGCGATAAGGCTATCCCGCAGGGCGTGATCCTGCCGGTATCGGCGACAATCACCAGTTCGCTGGATTTCCGGGCCGGATATGATCGTACACTTGACGTCTTTTCACAGCGGTTTATGCAACGCTATGCCACATCATACCGATTTGGGGAATTAGTCACTTATCATGATGGCACCCCCAGCAACTTCTATTTCGATGATTATGAAGACGCCTGCTTCGCCTGGCGTTATCCGGACTTAACTGAACACGTTCTGTATATATCGCGCGTTGTACAATACACCGTGCGTAAAGAAATGGCGGATGAAGCCCGCGTGTTGGTGATTTTTCAGCAAGCACAAGAACGGCTTAAAGAAATTATGGAAATGCCGGACCAGGATGCAAATCGCATTATCCGCTCAATCAAAGAGAACGGCTGGCAGGTTTCTGGCAAATTGCAAAAGCAATATCCCGTCCTGGCCGATACTGAACGTGCGGAGCGGGTCATCAAGGCCATTCGCTCGGCATTTGAGGAGGGGAATTCTGTCCGTGACGGTGACTGA